In Citrus sinensis cultivar Valencia sweet orange chromosome 4, DVS_A1.0, whole genome shotgun sequence, one DNA window encodes the following:
- the LOC127901729 gene encoding ribosomal protein S3, mitochondrial → MARKGNPISLRMYLNRSSDSSWFSDYYYSQLVYQDVNLRSYFGSIRPPTRLTFGFRLGRCIILHFPKRTFIHFFLPRRLKRRKKTRPGKEKGRWWTFGKVGPIGCLHSSDDTEEERNEVKGWGARKRVESIRLDDRKKQNEIRIWPKKKQRYGYHDRPPSIKKNLSKLLRVSGAFKHPKYAEVVNDIAFLIENDNFFRKTKLFKFFFPKKSRSDGPTSHLLKRTLPAVRPSLNYSVMQYLLNTKNKINFDPVVVLNHFVNPGVAEPSTMGGANAQGRSLDKRIRSRIAFFVESLTSEKKCLAESKNRLTRFIRQANDLRFAGTTKTTISLFPFFGATFFFLRDGVGVYNNLFFEDAREQLLGQLRIKCWNLMGKDKVMELIEKFINLGGIGELIKGIEMMIEIILRNRRIPYGYNSYLNEVKKMRSLLSNRTNTNTLIESVKIKSVYQSASPIAQDISFQLRNKTRSFRSIFSKIVKDIPLVMNKGVEGIRICCSGRLEGAEIARTECGKYGKTSCNVFHQKIDYAPAEVSTRYGISGVKVWISYSKKKGVRAISETYEI, encoded by the coding sequence ATGGCACGCAAAGGAAATCCTATTTCGTTAAGAATGTATCTCAATCGTAGTTCAGATTCAAGTTGGTTtagtgattattattatagtcAATTAGTGTATCAAGATGTCAATCTGAGATCTTATTTTGGTTCGATACGTCCACCTACGAGACTCACCTTTGGCTTTCGTCTTGGTAGGTGTATTATTCTACATTTTCCCAAAAGAACATTCattcatttctttcttcccCGTCGACTGAAACGACGCAAAAAAACCAGACCCGGAAAGGAGAAGGGCCGGTGGTGGACATTCGGGAAAGTCGGGCCGATCGGGTGTCTTCATTCAAGCGACGATACAGAAGAAGAACGAAACGAAGTGAAAGGCTGGGGGGCAAGGAAAAGAGTCGAGTCGATCAGGCTCGACGACCGGAAGAAGCAAAACGAAATCAGGATTTGGCCGAAAAAAAAGCAACGCTATGGATACCATGACCGACCACCATCGATAAAGAAGAATCTTTCTAAATTACTTCGGGTCAGCGGGGCCTTCAAGCATCCGAAATACGCCGAGGTTGTAAATGACATAGCGTTCCTGATAGAAAATGACAACTTCTTTAGAAAAACAAAGTTATTCAAGTTCTTTTTTCCAAAGAAGTCCCGCTCCGACGGCCCGACGAGTCATCTACTTAAAAGGACCCTCCCCGCAGTGCGCCCCTCCTTGAATTATTCGGTCATGCAATACTTATTGAATACAAagaacaaaatcaatttcGACCCCGTCGTAGTTCTCAATCATTTCGTGAACCCGGGCGTGGCTGAACCATCCACGATGGGGGGAGCGAATGCACAGGGAAGAAGCTTAGATAAGAGAATACGTTCTCGCATCGCTTTTTTTGTAGAAAGCTTGACCAGCGAGAAAAAGTGTTTGGCCGAATCCAAAAATAGGTTGACCCGCTTCATTCGCCAAGCGAATGATCTTCGCTTCGCGGGAACAACAAAAACCACCATCTCGCTCTTTCCTTTCTTCGGTGCtacctttttctttctaagaGATGGGGTTGGGGTGTATAATAACCTTTTTTTTGAGGATGCCCGGGAACAACTCCTAGGTCAATTAAGGATCAAATGTTGGAACCTCATGGGTAAGGATAAGGTAATGGAATTGAtagaaaaattcataaacctaGGTGGGATAGGAGAATTGATAAAGGGAATAGAGATGATGATAGAGATCATACTGAGAAACAGAAGAATTCCGTACGGGTACAACTCTTATTTAAACGAAGTCAAAAAAATGCGATCTTTGTTGTCTAATAGAACAAACACTAATACCTTAATTGAGTCGGTAAAGATCAAATCTGTTTATCAAAGTGCTTCCCCGATTGCTCAAGACATCTCTTTTCAACTGAGGAACAAAACAAGATCATTTCGTTCCATTTTTAGTAAAATAGTGAAGGATATTCCATTAGTAATGAATAAAGGGGTTGAGGGGATCCGTATATGTTGTTCAGGTCGATTAGAAGGCGCAGAAATCGCTAGAACTGAATGCGGAAAGTATGGAAAAACTTCTTGTAATGTATTTCACCAGAAAATCGATTATGCTCCTGCGGAAGTATCTACTCGTTACGGAATCTCAGGTGTCAAAGTGTGGATTTcatatagtaaaaaaaaaggagtacGTGCTATATCCGAAACGTACGAAATATAG